Sequence from the Heptranchias perlo isolate sHepPer1 chromosome 28, sHepPer1.hap1, whole genome shotgun sequence genome:
AGGAGGGAAATTTTAACGTATCTGTTCCAAAACAAACTCGAATAAGTGTTGAGGTAAAATATATTTTGCTTTGCCCTATTCTGAAAGGTTAATAAGTAATTTCTGTAAGTATAAAATGTCTGTATATTGTATGTGAAAGTTTGAGATGTACTTTATTTGAACTAAATCCAGACTGTGTTGTTTTCAGGTTATATAAGGATACTCCTACTGTTGGTTAGCTGGTGGACTTTCAATTATCCTGCAGTGTTTGTTCCCTGCTATGTGATTTCCATTATTCTTGATGGTGAGTGTGTATCTTGAAATGTTGATCAAGAGAAGGAAGCAGAAAGTTTTAAAGTAACCTGAATGTGTCTAAATGGCTGATGCTGTTTCCCATCTGAGGGGTTGCAGCTCACAGATGTTGCTAGTTCTCTTAATTATTGTACTTCGTTGTAGCACCTGTTGGTTTCATGTTAGTACTGCATAAACTTCCCTTTTGAGTTTAAACTTCTCTTTTTTTTGAGTTTAAACTTCCCtttttgtgcttttttaaaacaaGCAAATTATGAGATGGAAACCACCACCCATggtctattttttaaaaagtcaccttCTCTTTgtgattttttattttaaaagaacttccttttttttagtttaaaaGGTTTCAGTGGAATTTGCTTCTGAAGTATTATTACTAAAATTATCATCTGTTaatcttgtgaatttcaaatatttTACTTTATAGACAGATATAATTCATATGCATAGGACAGTGTGTCGACATTTCTTAGATTTACATTTTCCCCTTTCACTCCTGTCACCTACAGCTTGGAGGATGGGTTGAAGCTAAGGCCTTCTCCAGCATCTCAATGACAGTTTCTCCCCCGCTTGACCTGGTTCACAAGAGGCATACTTGATATTGGTTGAAGCACACTATCAGGCTTTCCCCTCTTGATGCAAGAAGCTCCATTACATGACATCCCTGCAGATACCTGTCAGAGATTCAGCCAATTGCATGATAGCTAGCCCATTCCCAAAGCAAGCAGCCCTTAGAGTTGTGTAATCACCTCTCACATGAGATCATTCCACATACTTGAAAAAATATAATTGCTGTTCTTTTCTGTCCTGATTTCACATCGTTATATGATGGTTAGGCACAGAAGGCAATGGAATCATCTTAGATCGTAGCCCAGAAGAAGACACATTACTTACTTGCACTTTCAATAATGAGAAGCTTCCAAAACAGTAAAATATTAATTTTACAACAAAAGATTATCTGGGACAATTTTCAATTGTAATCTTTTTGAAAAACCtaaaagaaggagcagaaggacatAACATTGTGAAGTCTGGGAACGAGAAAAGATCATTTAGCCAATTCCTTCCACCATAAAGGCTACCCAACCTACTCAACTTCCTGAGAAAGGTAGTAAACTAATCTCCACAAAGATAATACTTTTCAACTCTGAAGCCCTTTGAGCAGAGCTCCAGGATACTAATTCACTGTTACAGTATCTACTGGTAAACTCTATCCAGTTACGTTCTACAGATGGCTCATCCATAGTCCTAGAAGCACAGGAACAGTTGTGTTTGAGAGAATTTGATCATATGTGCATATTCAATCAAATGCATAAATAGATATTTATCTAGATTTTTCAAGCAATTAATTGACATAACATTTACTGTTTTTTCTGGGAATTCATTCCAAACATCATCTGTACTTCCAGATAAGGGGAATCTTATAATCTCTAATGTCGCATGAAGCTTGTGAATCTTGTACTTGTGCTCTAGTTCTACCAGCACACTTTAACCTGCTTATATATCCATTAGCTGTACCTTTCAGTATTTCATATAACTGGAGTAGGTTTTTTCCCATTCTTCTTTTCTCCAAGAAAACAGGGTCAAAGCTGCCCATATGGCTCAGAAAAGTCAGTGCATTGAATGAAGGAGAGGATAAAATTGCATGTCGTGAAACCCAATGCAATTTTATTTGTCTCTTTTTATAACTTGGAGCTCAAAATCCAGAATCATCATAGTTGCTCTTCTCTGAACTTTCTCCAACGCATCAATGCCCTTTCGAAGGTAGGGTGCCTAAATCTGCACACACTATTCTAAATATCGCACCACATTTCAAGGTTTTTTTCTACAGAGAGGATTTAGAAAAGAGTCACATTTAAATGTTGGGTTTGAAAGCAAAGTATATTCACACAAGTTTAAAATAAGCACTGAAATGAATGGTGGTTTAAATGCTAATGAACTAGGCATTAATGTTGTTCCCAAAAGATTGAAAACAGTAACAATTAGTTAGTCTGTCTTGGTAATCGATAAACACTTCACACGCACTGTGTTGGGAGGACCCTTGTCCTTGGCACAATCTTGTCTGGCATATTCCGTCCCTGCTGGTTGTGAACAAGGTGAGGTGAAATACAGACTGGCAGTCAGGCTTTAAAATATAAAGCTGTGAGGGAAAGCTTTTTGCTAGGCTCAGAAGGTTAGAATGAAGGAGGGTAGTTAGAAGTtatcttgtttaagtcaagccAGATGAGTCACTGACTTGgggagctgaaatatgttcagtattTTGTACTATTACAtgaagacaagttgtactgatttaATTGTAAGTCTGACCATAACTGTTGTTCTGTATTTTTACTTGATGTCTGTGAAATAAAGCTACTTAACAATTTGTGTCTCTCTTCATCTGACCAAAAAcaaccatggacaactaaagaggtaagggacagtataagacataaggaaagggcatagaaaaaggcaaaaaatggcacagatcctggcgaatgggaacgatacaaagatcaacaaagggtcacaaaacagatagtaagagcaacaaaaagagagtatgaaaagaaactttgcAAGggctatcaaaaccaatacgaagaacttttatagttatattaggaaaaagagggtggtcaggagcagtgttggccccttaaaaactgaaagtggggatattgccattgacaatggggaaatggcggacatgttgaataattactttgcgtcagtatttacagtagaaaaagaggatagcatgccagaaatcccaagaaaactaatattgaatcggggatagggactcaataaaattaacataagtaaaacaacagtaatgaagaaaataacagcactaaagagtgacaaatccccaggaccagatggtttccatcccaggattttaaaggaagtaggtgagcacattgcagatgccctaactataatctttcaaagttctctagattcaggaactgtctctctagattggaaaattgcacgtcactctgctttttaagaaaggagagagagagggaaaccagggaattatagaccagttagcctaacatctgttgtggggaaaatgctggattaaggatagggtgactgaacaccttgagaattttcagagtcagcatggatttgtgaaaggtagatggtgcctgacaaacctgattgaattttttgaagaggtgtctaaagtagtggacaggggaatgtcaatggatgttctttatatggacttccagaaggcatttgataaagtcccacataagagactgttagctaagatagaagcccatggaatcgagggaaaagtacggacttggttaggaagttggctgagcgaaaggcgacagagagtagggataatgggtaggtactcatattggcaggatgtgactagtggagccccgcagggatctgtcttggggcctcaattattcactattaacgacttagatgaaggcatagaaagtctcatatctaagtttgccgatgacacaaagattggtggcattgtaagcagtggagatgaaaacataaaattacaaagggatattgatagattaggtgaatgggcaaaattgtggcaaatggaattcaatgtagacaaatgtgaggtcatccactttggatcaaaaaaggatagaacaggatactttctaaatggtaaaaagtttaaaaacagtggctgtccaaagggacttaggggttcaggtacatagatcattgaagtgtcatgaacaggtgcagaaaataatcaataaggctaatggaatgctggcctttatagctagaggactagagtacaagggggcagaagttatgctgcagctatacaaaaccctggttagagcgcacctggagtactgtgagcagttctgggcaccgcaccttcggaacgacatactggccttggagggagtgcagcgtgggtttactggaatgatacccggacttcaagggttaagttaagaggagagattacacaaattggggttgtgttctctggagtttagaaggttaaggggtgatctgatcgaagtttataagatattaaggggaacggatagggtggatagagaaactatttccgctgtttggggattctaggagtagggcacagtctaaaaattagaggctagctcaattgctaaatttaaatctgagaaagatagctttttggcaaccaaaggtattaaggaatatgggccaaaggcaggtatatggagttagatcacagatcagccatgatcttatcaaatggcggagcaggctcgaggggctgaatggcctactcctgttactatattCCTGTGTTACCATGTGTTTTCTTGGTCCACCTTTGAAAGAGAGGTCTAGATGGGGGCTCATACGAAAGACATGAATATTCAATTCAGTCCACAAGGAGGTCCTACTATTACACCCCTGGGTTATGCTATCATATagatagatattgggcagtacaggCATACCCAACTACAAGATGCGCGGATTGTACTTGAGCGATGTCTAAGGCAACATTTGAATTTGTAACATGTGGCCTTACTAATTATATAGAATTTTTTTCAAGGTTTTAGTGTGGATCCCAGGCAATAAAGTTTTGTTGATACGACTTCCATTTATTCAATACTTGTTAATAGTCAATAATCATatccaaattctttctttccactTTAATGGACACTCATTGTGCATGTAACAAAAGCTAAACTTCCTCTTGCAAATAAAATTGCGATATCTtttgtattttatttatttttatatatctatctatctgagGCTAAAATTCCTCACCAAACCagctgagaacaggatcaggctatcTGTGAGGAACAGGCCAGGCTTTTGATCTAGTAGTTAATCATATAAGGGGCGAGTGATGCATTGTCACCAGCAGTTAGCAGGTCCTGAGTATATGAGGCGAGATGTGAACATTTGCTGGTCAAGTGCTTCTTTGCTCCATACATTCCATTGCATTTTTCATCTGTCTTGAGTCACTGTTCTGTATCCACAGGCTGCTCAGGCTATGTTAAATATAGAAGCTGTCGCCTGTTCTGGAATTCACTCAATCCAACATTATGCCTGGTTACTGCGGTGATTCACAGTAACTCAAGTGTAGAAGAGGTGTGCAATTACATAAAACCTCATCAAAAGACTCTGTTTAAAGGACTATGAATCGCAATTATTAGTTTTATTGGACTCAGAAAACAGTCTACTGTATTGATGCAAGTCCCTTTCATTAGTCACATAGGCTGGTGTAATCAGTTTTACAATATTTCTGGATGCTCCCTCCTCTGTGTAATAAATGGACCATGTAAATAGCAATTGACCCAGAACAGGGACTACCCTGCAGAACTGCCCTAGTCACTAGCCCCAAAATAGAGTATTTCCCATTTGTCAGTTTTACTCCTGCCAGCAAATTTGCCATTAattcaaatgctttctgaaaatccaaataaattacaGCAAGTGGGTAGTGATTGATTGTTTACTAATTTATTTACATTGACAAAGAATTCCAGAAGATTCATGAGGCATAGCTTGCCACTTCTAAAAGTATGCTGACTAcccattatttttatttttgggtGATTAGgggcataggaacaagagtaggccgttcagaccctcgaacctgttccgccattcaaatagatcatggctgatctgtatcttgactccataTACCGACTgtgattctgtaacccttaatacccttgcccaacaaaaatctattaatctcagttttgaaatttttaatttccCACATATTGGTGTCTGTTTGCTGACTCAACTAAAAGTACAGGAATGAACCAACATATCCCCAATTGTGACGTAGGAGATTGATGGTTTAATGCACTGTGCCCATATCTCTGGACTGGCTGGTGATACTAAATAGAACAAGAGTAAGCACCTAAAATTTAATGTGCAGAACTCTGCAGCTGAATCTTGCTTTTTCAGCAGCTTTGAGGCCCAACATACCTTGTGAAGCTGGTGACTAAAGCTCATGTTGATGTCAGATAGGTTCTATTCAGTCTGCATGCGGGCCTGCAGTGATTCAGGGTGTAAGCAGGAATCTGATAAAGTTATGTTATacacaccttttaaaaaaaaaatcatgtggcTATGGTGCCTCTAGAAATCTGCAAAGATTTCTTGCTCTACTTGTGTAGAAAATGCAGAACCAAACAAGCTGGAAGGTAGGCTGCAGTTAATGGCTGCGCAAGACCTCCTACAGAGACAGCCAAATTGTAGCACATATTACCTTGGAATTATCTTCTAAGGCAAGAAGTCTGATGTAGTGGTGACTCACTGGTTTCTGTGAAAGCTTAATCTTTCTCCCAGTGGGATGttgtctcttttaaaaaaaaataggaactTTCATGCTCTGGGAAATACATTTTGTTCTGTCCTAGAGTGGCTTGTCATAAAAGGCAGTGAGAGCGACCAACTGTTTACTCAGAGGAAAGAGATTCCATACACTCTCCCTAGTGTGACTGATGGTGATAAGAACCCAATTCTCTTGTGATGCTCTGACTGATGGAAATTCTGAGATTAGGTTTTCTGCTGATGCTGCTTAATGGAACTTATGGTGAGAGTTGAGGGCTTTCACTCAGACTGAACACCTCAGAAGTTCCCTTCAGTGAAGTACATTAATTTCACCTTTTGTGCCAAACAGTACATTTTCATTTTATCACTGATTAACAATCAGGTCAGTTATTGGCAAGGTCATTGCTTTGTCATTGAATATATCAACAGATAGCAAATGGAAAAAACTGCATGATGCAGCTGAATTTTAAAGAAAACCCAGTAAATGTGTGTGTTAATAGTAAGAAATGTAGTTCAGATAGTTATAGTTTCTATGCTGAGTACTGTATAAGGCAGTAAACCCATCATGCATTAAAATGTTAGTGTATAAGCTTTATGCTGAGTATAATCCTACCAACACACACATTACTTTAGACTACATGGTGTGTATAAGGTTGGCAATCTAATGTAACAGTTACTAAATTGCACTTGTAATTTTCTTCCATTCTGAGGTGTATGTTTCCCCATAGTTAGTATATTCACTTTTAAAATGCTTCAAACATTACAGGGGTGGATGGGCTTGCAGCCCGTCAGTTAAATCAGGTATCTGAATTTGGAGCCTGGCTTGATGTTGCTATTGACAACCTGGGGCGTAGCATGTTATGGAGTTTACTCTTTAAGGTAAGAGCACAACTGACTGAGCTGTGAAAATGATATTACTGTACAAATTTGAGCACTTTTCAATTAACTTCTGTGGGCATTTGTTCCAATATGCCtaggtttaaaaaaagaaaatgtgcaCAGTAAAGCCATAGAGAATGAACAGCATAGATTCATCAGGATCAGTTAGGAAGCTATAATTATAAGggggacttgagatactgggactacttTCAGGCAGCAGAGAAAActatgaggagatttaatagaggttgtaaaattatgaaggtttttTTCTAGCGTGAATCGGCAAAGACGATTTCTTCTGGTTAGGGAGTCAGTGATGAagcatcatcaatttaaaattctcactgagtgaggagagaggttagaggaAATTTCTTTgcgcagagggttgttggagcattgaCTGATTTGCCACAAGGAATAGTTAAGGCAGAGTCTGTTGCTTCTTTGAAGGAAAAGATAGACAAACttttgaagcagatgaagatacagggctatgggagagagcagggcagtgggagtaGTTTTCAACTGATTCAGGAAAGAGCTGGTATAGATATGAtaagatgaatggcctccttccatgatgTAAATTTCTATGGTACGAATGAAAGGAGATTGTAAATAAACTTATTATTTCAATGCCAaattttaatatttctttttttattttgccAGTGGGGACATTTTATCAGTAGCTTAGAATGGTGTGTTTTTGTCTGTACACACAATTCCATGGGAGCAGACTGGAAGAACAAGTTTGGCAATGGTCCTTGGTGGGTTCAGAAAACCATGGCAAATGGTATGAAAATCTTGAtttaattgttttaaaataataaaaaaggtATATTGTATTAGAAATTACACTGGTGGAAAATTGCAAGTTCCAACTGGCTCTCCAGCACTGTAAAATTTTGATTAAGGGTGTTGCAAATAGGAACTCCAGGAGTGGTCTCTTCTTTGGATCAACGTGAATGACTTGTTACTAAAAACCTCACTGAAAAGATCTGTAAGTATTTGGGCTGCTTGTTTTTAAACAGACAGACCAGTTCATATATTTTGTACAGTTGATCTTTGTGCTGTTTTAGTATCTCATTAGATCTTTTTTGCTTCTGTGTATTG
This genomic interval carries:
- the si:ch1073-145m9.1 gene encoding uncharacterized protein si:ch1073-145m9.1; the encoded protein is MGLKVFLYVPNVIGYIRILLLLVSWWTFNYPAVFVPCYVISIILDGVDGLAARQLNQVSEFGAWLDVAIDNLGRSMLWSLLFKWGHFISSLEWCVFVCTHNSMGADWKNKFGNGPWWVQKTMANGFKTPVGAFAITGLHVLPVWLYWYHNQVLTEAFLLSFTLQWLATVLLVAGRLLCMAVEFWCIWIHILYLVRHEKETKGE